Genomic DNA from Setaria italica strain Yugu1 chromosome V, Setaria_italica_v2.0, whole genome shotgun sequence:
GCAAGTCAAGTTTCTCTGCCTCATTAAGCAGGATCAAAGCAGCCAACCCACAGAACGTGTACCTTTAAAGAAACTTTCACTTAATGTTCTAAACAGATGAATTCAGAAAATTAATAGAAATCGTCAGAAACATACCCACCATGAGCTTCAACATCAGGCTCCCCAGCAATACCACCTTCATAAGTTTGACATCTGGAGTCATATAGTATACGAATTGAGAAGTCATTCTATAAAAAGGAACTGTGACCAagcaaaaataaattttcaatTGAAAAATAGACAGTCATATCAAACAAACAAAACCTTGCTATGAAATCCCCAACACCTTTTGCCAGTTCAACATCGAGAATGTTCACAAGGCTGGCCACCTAGTGTCAACATGAGGATATATCAGAGAACTGCAAAGAAATCATGGAGGAGTACAGGAAACTCACCGATATAGCGGTATATGAAGCCCGGACATCAATTTCACCACCATCATGCATTCTATGGTGAAGGAAAGATGAGTGGCCAGCATCAGCTCGGAAGGAGTTACATATGAAAAAAAAGTGATTTTTGTACATTATTTAGGCTGTTCGGATGTGATGATGTGTACCTGAAAGCACCTGATTCATCTTTCATTCGAAGCATAAACTTGTACAGGTTATCCCTGAACAAGAAGGCAGATGTTATAACCAATGACTTGTATAGTTGTATGTAACGCAGATCTTGTTTGAGAGAAACCATAAGAGCTACCTATTTATTGATGACAGTGCTCTTTCACTCCCAATAGTCACAAGCGTGTTTACAGCAGCATAAGTCGTAGCTAGATGAGGCAACTGCAAAAGATGTGCGCAAAAGAATATATAAAGAAAACCATTTATAATTAATCCTCTTCAATGAGTCAATAGAAATTAAATCAAATTTTATAAATCCAGTAACAAAAAGCTTTGCTGTAAAAACCTACGTGAATTGAAAGAGAAGGACAAATGATTTATCCAAAAGATATCCCTGAGGGTACAAAGCCAAAGCATAGATGGATATTTCATAGAAAACATTTATTCATTATTCTGAGACTTTTAATCATATGCCTGAAGATGGTATTCTTTTATTTGCACAGACATGTAAATATCAGATTAACTTATTccaagaaggaaaaataaagaGGCCTTTAATGTGACATGCAAGAATAAATCTCTGTCCACAGCATTTCACTGGACAAGTTCAAGATTAATGCACGCACCGCATAAAATGAAAATCTAAATCTTATTTAAAATAAATGGAAATAGCAAACCGAAAGAAATTATCCAGAGGCGGCTCAAAAAGTTTTAAGGTTGAAGCAAACCTGTCCAGGTCCACCACCATATCCACCATCTTTATCCTGACAACGAGCTAAGAAGTCCACGATATCATCCTCAAGATCATCATCAAGTACTTCATCCAACAAAGCAAGTGGGTGAACCATCCAGTAGCACAGCCAAGGACGACTGTACCGATTAGAAACAATGTGAGGATAACTATGCATCAGTGACACAAATTCAGACAGAACGTTCTGCAAGATAACTAAAGGATGTACGAGAATTACTTGGCATCAAGAACATGAAAGGCTGGCCCAAGATGCCTCAGCCCATGCGTCAGATATTCGATATGTTGGTCACGCCACAGCTCTAGCCTGCACAGGAAACAACTCAACAATCAAAGCTCAGGATGAGGCAGCAAACAACGTAATCTCAAATCTCAAGCTTAGTGTTTGTGTATGAGTGTATCCTTAAAGACTCTAACACATAACATATAAACTGGCAGCATTAAGCTTGTGTAAGCAATAATTATAGCAACCAAATCAGGAACGCTGCACTCCTCAATTATGTTGCTGCAATAGGTAAAGTTGTTTTTAGAAACAACTATAGGTAAAGCTACTGGCGAGCTCACAATTTGAAGCTAGAGTTCATCAAATTCTCCAATCCCCAAACCAAATCGATGCCTAGGGATCCGCCGCTCAACTACTAGTGCAAGCACGGCCAACAGTGGGCGGAGCCTAAACAGAAATAAGAAAACTAGCGTGCTCCAGGGGATGCTCACATGATGGACCTCGTGTTGGGCGCGGCCCCGAAGAGGGCGCGGTAGATGTCGGCAACCCTCGCCTCCACCTTCATCTGCTCCACCTGCGTCACCGTGAGCCTGGGGAGCTCGGTATCCGCCGGCGCCTCCGGGTCGCCTCCGGTGGGAGGCGACGGCTGTGGCGAGGAGTCCATGGTCCTTGCGGCCGGAGGAGGGTCGCCGCCGCTTGGCTGGGCCCTCGCTTGCTGCGGCCTGCGGTTTCGGCTACGAGCTGTGTGCCGCGGCCGCGCAGATCCTCCTCCCAGCGAGAGGCGATTCAGGCGAACCATGTGCCGCCGTCGTGGACCCGGACGCTCCTCCTTAATTAAAGTCCCAAAAAAGTAACGCGTTGGGCCGGCCCAGCTAATGTTACTCGGCCCGA
This window encodes:
- the LOC101777190 gene encoding protein farnesyltransferase subunit beta isoform X1: MVRLNRLSLGGGSARPRHTARSRNRRPQQARAQPSGGDPPPAARTMDSSPQPSPPTGGDPEAPADTELPRLTVTQVEQMKVEARVADIYRALFGAAPNTRSIMLELWRDQHIEYLTHGLRHLGPAFHVLDANRPWLCYWMVHPLALLDEVLDDDLEDDIVDFLARCQDKDGGYGGGPGQLPHLATTYAAVNTLVTIGSERALSSINRDNLYKFMLRMKDESGAFRMHDGGEIDVRASYTAISVASLVNILDVELAKGVGDFIARCQTYEGGIAGEPDVEAHGGYTFCGLAALILLNEAEKLDLPSLIDWVAFRQGVECGFQGRTNKLVDGCYSFWQGAAIALTQKLVMIVDEQLKSSYSCKNPSWDDACGTTSSGCTSEKSSSDVDYAKFGYDFVQRSNQVGPLFHNIALQQYILLCAQVLEGGLRDKPGKNRDHYHSCYCLSGLSVSQYSAMTDSDSCPLPQQVLGPYSNLLEPIHPLYNVVLDKYHTAYEFFSKE
- the LOC101777190 gene encoding protein farnesyltransferase subunit beta isoform X2, whose amino-acid sequence is MVRLNRLSLGGGSARPRHTARSRNRRPQQARAQPSGGDPPPAARTMDSSPQPSPPTGGDPEAPADTELPRLTVTQVEQMKVEARVADIYRALFGAAPNTRLELWRDQHIEYLTHGLRHLGPAFHVLDANRPWLCYWMVHPLALLDEVLDDDLEDDIVDFLARCQDKDGGYGGGPGQLPHLATTYAAVNTLVTIGSERALSSINRDNLYKFMLRMKDESGAFRMHDGGEIDVRASYTAISVASLVNILDVELAKGVGDFIARCQTYEGGIAGEPDVEAHGGYTFCGLAALILLNEAEKLDLPSLIDWVAFRQGVECGFQGRTNKLVDGCYSFWQGAAIALTQKLVMIVDEQLKSSYSCKNPSWDDACGTTSSGCTSEKSSSDVDYAKFGYDFVQRSNQVGPLFHNIALQQYILLCAQVLEGGLRDKPGKNRDHYHSCYCLSGLSVSQYSAMTDSDSCPLPQQVLGPYSNLLEPIHPLYNVVLDKYHTAYEFFSKE